From a single Pirellulaceae bacterium genomic region:
- a CDS encoding DUF1501 domain-containing protein, giving the protein MRPEEHLPPTNLINRRHFVSELGAGFGGLALGALLAQDGLCSDGAASQLAPLAAKRPTLPTKAKACIFLFMFGGPSQVDLFDYKPELQRSDGKTIDNEFRRGAKTQATLQASRRTFKQYGQSGHWCSDALPHVSQHMDKLALIKSLHSDSFAHGSALLQINCGRVLQGHPSLGSWITYGLGTINQSLPGYVVMLDPRGGPTSGAPNWSSGYMPAAYQGTVFRSTDPPILNLRPPAGVSSAQQRSEIDLINQFNQMHLAQRPDYSELSARIASYELAYQLQAAAPEALDVADETAETLQLYGIDQPKPDWHSLALGPSTFGKQCLIARRLVERGVRFIQIYSGGGNAGGQNTWDGHHGIEENLRLHCPEVDQPIAALLTDLQRRGLLDSTLVVWGGEFGRMPVSETYNTGGKPGGRDHNPKGFTYWMAGGGVRAGASYGETDEIGETAVVDPRHLRDLHATILHLMGLDHHRLTYFHGGLDEKLTGVQPARPIREIMA; this is encoded by the coding sequence ATGAGACCAGAAGAGCACCTGCCACCAACCAACTTGATCAATCGCCGCCATTTCGTAAGCGAATTGGGGGCCGGCTTTGGCGGATTGGCACTGGGAGCGCTGTTGGCTCAAGATGGCTTGTGCAGTGACGGCGCCGCAAGCCAACTGGCACCGCTGGCAGCCAAGCGTCCGACGCTGCCGACAAAGGCCAAGGCGTGCATTTTCTTATTCATGTTTGGTGGACCTTCGCAGGTTGATCTGTTTGACTATAAGCCCGAGCTACAGCGCAGCGACGGCAAAACTATCGACAACGAATTTCGTCGGGGCGCCAAGACCCAGGCCACGTTGCAAGCTAGTCGACGGACCTTCAAGCAGTACGGCCAGTCGGGCCATTGGTGCTCCGATGCGCTACCGCATGTTTCGCAGCACATGGACAAACTGGCGCTAATTAAATCATTACACAGCGATTCGTTTGCCCACGGCAGTGCACTGCTGCAGATCAACTGTGGACGCGTATTGCAAGGCCATCCTTCGCTTGGCTCCTGGATCACTTATGGATTGGGAACCATCAATCAGAGCTTGCCGGGCTATGTGGTGATGCTCGATCCGCGCGGCGGGCCGACTAGCGGCGCACCGAACTGGAGTAGCGGCTACATGCCTGCCGCCTATCAGGGTACTGTATTTCGCTCCACCGACCCGCCGATCCTCAATTTGCGACCACCGGCCGGTGTCTCGTCCGCACAACAGCGATCGGAAATCGATCTGATTAACCAGTTCAATCAAATGCATCTCGCTCAACGACCGGATTACAGCGAGTTGTCGGCGCGCATTGCCAGTTACGAACTGGCCTATCAGCTGCAAGCGGCGGCGCCTGAGGCGCTGGACGTGGCCGACGAAACCGCAGAAACGCTTCAACTGTACGGAATTGATCAGCCCAAACCGGACTGGCACTCATTGGCGCTTGGCCCTAGCACGTTTGGCAAGCAGTGCTTGATCGCTAGGCGGCTGGTCGAACGCGGTGTGCGATTCATTCAGATTTATTCCGGCGGCGGCAATGCTGGAGGTCAGAATACTTGGGACGGACATCACGGCATCGAAGAGAATCTGCGACTGCATTGCCCAGAAGTCGACCAACCGATTGCCGCTCTGCTGACGGACCTCCAGCGTCGTGGCCTGTTAGATTCGACGCTGGTGGTGTGGGGTGGTGAGTTTGGTCGAATGCCGGTTTCGGAGACTTACAATACCGGTGGCAAACCGGGTGGTCGCGATCACAATCCAAAAGGATTTACTTATTGGATGGCCGGGGGCGGCGTGCGCGCTGGTGCTTCGTACGGCGAGACCGACGAGATCGGCGAGACGGCAGTTGTTGATCCCCGACACCTGCGCGACCTGCACGCAACCATCCTGCACTTGATGGGACTGGATCATCATCGTCTAACCTATTTTCACGGGGGACTAGATGAAAAACTGACCGGAGTTCAACCTGCGCGCCCCATTCGTGAAATCATGGCTTAG
- the mfd gene encoding transcription-repair coupling factor — translation MPPAPRRPAVLSVTREKRAEALTLAEVIRLVSDLPALAAAQEQLGRDGQLTLEGVWLGALPPLIAAWTRRAPQTVLLVLSHLAEAEAVASELSELTHFPVVVFPPGSEDSQLQSLTHQETGQRLQVLSQLYKSRSAANRATPHPHEQAANQPLIVVTTLPSMQQSVPAPQSLEGDQRLIRCGVPLDAQDLRQWLIQAGYHATGSVQMPGEFAMRGGILDIYPPDEPQPVRIELFGDDVESLRRFDVATQRSIQPLNELQLLAATGSIQQDGCLADYLPTDCLIIVHEPGAVQAAAEAFMHRVAFPERFHSPRAVWQTLAGRPLLHTSQLAIDGYSGQLTRLPIGNVERIGGDLDRLAEDIDRHANARAVIVVALNDGERQRLSDLLADSAASTQQRLWIEVSQLQHGFELLGGGPLVLTANQLLRRSHVRRVTKRLHSRPIDNFLDLRPGDLVVHLSHGIGAYRGTELLDKNGQRFEHLVIEFDGGTKLYVPSSKIELVQRYVGGTKSRPKLAKIGGASWAKQKQAAARAVADMAVELLELQARRRTQPGIAFAQDSVWQSQFDASFSYVETPDQLRAIADVKQDMTRSRPMDRLICGDVGFGKTEVAMRAAFKAVDSGYQVAVLVPTTVLAEQHYKTFRQRMAEFPFDIEKLSRFVGHAEQARTLEGLRTGRVDIVVGTHRLASQDVQFYNLGMLIIDEEQRFGVEMKERLKHLKSNVDVLTLSATPIPRTLHMSLVGVRDISNLETPPEDRLSIETRTIRFDEQIIRNAILRELNRDGQVYFVHNRVQDIMEVAGRLQHIVPDARIVIGHGQMPEGQLEQVMIDFIEHRYDILLSTTIIESGLDIPNANTIFIDEAYRYGLAELHQLRGRVGRYKHQAYCYLVVERHKHLSPDATRRLHAIEEYSQIGAGFGIAMRDLEIRGAGNLLGTQQSGHIAAVGYEFYCQLLASAVRQLTHQPPKLTVDVDIDLPVEAYLPTDYVPELRQRIDFYRRLSRIADVRELDDLREELKDRFGELPECAGRLLELAELRIDASLWLIKSLQTEDHYLVMTYTNRGRIEHLAKLHDRRLRIVDQHKAYWITQGNPNIDWLREARTAFRTA, via the coding sequence ATGCCACCTGCTCCGCGCAGGCCGGCGGTATTGTCGGTCACACGGGAAAAACGAGCTGAAGCGCTAACGCTGGCGGAAGTCATCCGTCTTGTGTCGGATCTACCTGCGCTTGCAGCCGCCCAGGAACAGCTGGGGCGCGACGGCCAACTAACACTTGAGGGCGTGTGGCTGGGCGCGCTGCCGCCACTGATTGCAGCTTGGACTAGACGCGCGCCGCAAACGGTACTGCTGGTGTTGTCGCACCTGGCGGAAGCTGAAGCAGTGGCCAGTGAGCTTAGCGAGCTGACCCATTTCCCGGTGGTTGTCTTTCCGCCTGGCAGCGAAGACAGCCAGCTCCAGTCATTAACGCATCAGGAAACCGGGCAGCGTCTGCAGGTGCTGAGTCAGCTCTACAAATCCCGCTCGGCGGCCAACCGTGCAACCCCACATCCACACGAACAGGCCGCCAACCAGCCGCTGATCGTTGTCACCACGCTGCCCAGTATGCAGCAGTCGGTCCCGGCACCACAGTCGTTGGAAGGGGACCAGAGATTGATTCGCTGCGGTGTGCCATTGGATGCACAAGACTTGCGGCAGTGGTTGATCCAGGCTGGCTATCACGCCACCGGATCGGTGCAGATGCCGGGCGAATTTGCCATGCGCGGCGGCATCCTGGACATCTATCCGCCGGATGAACCGCAGCCGGTTCGCATCGAACTGTTTGGCGACGATGTGGAATCGCTACGGCGATTCGATGTGGCCACGCAGCGCAGCATCCAGCCTCTGAATGAACTGCAACTGTTGGCAGCCACCGGCTCGATTCAGCAGGACGGCTGTCTGGCCGACTACTTGCCGACAGACTGCTTGATCATCGTACACGAGCCGGGTGCGGTGCAGGCAGCCGCCGAGGCGTTCATGCATCGAGTCGCGTTTCCGGAACGCTTTCATTCGCCGCGCGCTGTATGGCAGACGCTGGCCGGGCGACCGCTGCTCCACACATCGCAATTGGCCATTGATGGCTACAGCGGCCAGCTAACTCGCTTGCCCATCGGCAACGTCGAGCGAATCGGCGGCGACTTAGATCGACTGGCCGAAGATATCGACCGCCACGCCAACGCGCGTGCGGTTATCGTAGTAGCGCTCAACGACGGCGAACGGCAGCGACTGAGCGATCTGTTGGCTGATTCGGCGGCCAGTACCCAGCAGCGACTGTGGATCGAAGTCAGCCAGTTGCAGCACGGCTTTGAATTGCTCGGTGGCGGGCCGTTGGTGCTGACTGCCAATCAACTGTTGCGGCGCTCGCACGTTCGCCGCGTTACCAAGCGGTTGCACAGCCGCCCGATCGATAATTTTCTGGACTTGCGCCCCGGCGATTTGGTTGTCCATCTCTCTCACGGCATCGGCGCCTATCGTGGCACCGAACTGTTAGACAAAAACGGTCAGCGCTTCGAACACTTGGTAATTGAATTCGATGGCGGAACGAAATTGTACGTTCCCAGTTCGAAGATCGAACTGGTGCAGCGCTACGTCGGTGGCACCAAAAGCCGTCCGAAGCTGGCCAAGATTGGTGGAGCTAGTTGGGCTAAGCAGAAGCAAGCTGCCGCGCGAGCCGTCGCCGACATGGCGGTCGAGCTCTTAGAACTTCAAGCCCGGCGCAGAACGCAACCTGGCATCGCCTTTGCGCAAGACAGCGTATGGCAGAGTCAATTCGACGCTTCGTTTTCGTATGTTGAAACGCCTGACCAACTGCGAGCCATTGCTGACGTCAAGCAGGACATGACCAGGTCGCGGCCCATGGATCGTTTGATCTGCGGCGATGTAGGCTTCGGCAAAACTGAAGTTGCCATGCGTGCGGCCTTCAAAGCGGTCGACAGCGGCTATCAAGTCGCTGTGCTGGTTCCCACCACGGTATTGGCCGAACAGCACTACAAGACGTTTCGTCAGCGGATGGCGGAGTTTCCGTTCGACATCGAGAAGCTCAGCCGTTTCGTGGGACACGCCGAACAGGCGCGAACATTGGAGGGCCTGCGAACGGGCCGGGTTGATATCGTCGTCGGCACGCATCGACTGGCTTCCCAAGACGTCCAGTTCTACAACTTGGGCATGCTGATTATCGACGAAGAGCAACGATTTGGCGTCGAGATGAAAGAACGACTCAAGCATCTCAAATCCAACGTGGATGTATTGACGCTGTCAGCGACTCCCATTCCACGAACATTGCACATGTCGCTCGTGGGTGTGCGCGACATTTCAAATTTAGAGACACCGCCGGAAGATCGATTGAGCATCGAGACGCGTACGATTCGCTTTGACGAACAAATCATTCGCAACGCCATCCTGCGAGAACTCAACCGCGACGGCCAGGTCTATTTCGTGCATAACCGCGTGCAAGATATTATGGAAGTCGCCGGCCGCTTGCAACACATCGTTCCCGACGCGCGCATCGTGATTGGCCACGGTCAGATGCCCGAAGGACAGTTGGAACAAGTAATGATTGACTTCATCGAACATCGCTACGACATCTTGTTGTCGACCACGATTATTGAAAGTGGATTGGACATTCCCAACGCCAATACGATCTTCATCGATGAGGCGTATCGGTACGGTTTGGCGGAGCTGCACCAACTACGTGGGCGAGTGGGCCGCTACAAACATCAAGCTTACTGTTATTTGGTCGTCGAGCGACACAAGCATCTGTCGCCGGATGCCACGCGCCGGTTGCATGCCATCGAGGAATATTCGCAGATCGGCGCGGGCTTCGGCATCGCCATGCGCGATCTGGAAATTCGTGGCGCGGGCAATCTACTGGGAACTCAGCAGAGCGGGCACATCGCTGCGGTGGGATACGAATTCTACTGCCAACTCTTGGCCAGCGCCGTTCGGCAATTAACGCATCAGCCACCCAAATTGACGGTGGATGTGGATATTGACTTGCCGGTGGAAGCCTACCTGCCCACCGATTACGTGCCAGAACTGCGACAGCGAATCGACTTTTATCGTCGACTTAGTCGCATTGCCGATGTGCGCGAGTTGGACGACCTTCGCGAAGAACTCAAGGATCGCTTCGGCGAGCTGCCCGAATGCGCCGGGCGACTCTTGGAGCTAGCCGAACTGCGTATCGACGCTTCGTTATGGTTGATTAAGTCGCTGCAAACCGAGGACCATTACCTGGTTATGACCTATACCAATCGAGGGCGAATCGAACATTTGGCGAAACTGCATGATCGACGTCTGAGAATTGTCGATCAACACAAAGCGTACTGGATTACCCAGGGCAATCCTAATATTGACTGGCTGCGCGAGGCTCGCACCGCCTTTCGAACTGCTTGA
- the genX gene encoding EF-P lysine aminoacylase GenX: MIVPVPNLSADDWQPTASHCNFQLRSEVLWRVRQFFHQARFLEVQPPLLSRDTVVDRHIDPVCIPGSALGLPLLSQSDWYLQTSPEFAMKRMLAAGAQRIYAICPVFRSGERGVMHNPEFTMLEWYRVGDDLAAAIGLLADLVRSVLPNSQPRQLRYQDAFTDAVGICPLSSSIGELADVAAAHRLGVDTRWSTDRDDWLDLLFAELVQPRFSSHQPTILTHFPASQAALARVCADDPRVAERFELFIGGVELANGYHELLDAGELAERNRRTSQQRRRDGKPELKSYGRMLAAMQAGLPPCSGCALGLDRLLMVLSSSQHIDQVISFPIERA; encoded by the coding sequence ATGATTGTCCCAGTTCCCAACCTTTCCGCCGATGATTGGCAGCCAACGGCCAGCCATTGCAATTTCCAGCTGCGATCGGAAGTGCTGTGGCGCGTCAGGCAATTCTTCCATCAGGCTCGGTTCTTGGAGGTCCAGCCACCGCTGCTGAGCCGCGACACAGTCGTCGATCGCCACATCGATCCGGTCTGTATCCCAGGTTCCGCCTTGGGCCTGCCGCTACTGAGCCAGTCCGACTGGTACTTACAGACATCGCCGGAATTCGCCATGAAACGCATGTTGGCGGCCGGAGCCCAGCGCATCTATGCGATATGTCCAGTGTTTCGCAGCGGCGAGCGCGGGGTGATGCACAATCCGGAGTTCACCATGCTGGAGTGGTACCGCGTTGGCGATGATCTGGCGGCAGCCATCGGACTACTAGCGGATCTGGTCCGCTCCGTTTTACCGAACTCACAGCCCCGTCAACTGCGCTATCAAGACGCATTTACAGATGCTGTCGGTATTTGTCCACTTAGCAGTTCGATTGGCGAACTGGCTGACGTTGCTGCCGCGCATCGACTGGGCGTCGACACTCGGTGGAGTACCGACCGCGACGACTGGCTAGACCTGCTGTTCGCCGAGTTGGTTCAGCCTCGATTTAGCAGCCATCAACCGACGATTCTAACGCACTTTCCCGCATCACAAGCCGCGCTGGCTCGCGTTTGCGCAGACGACCCGCGTGTTGCCGAACGGTTCGAGCTATTCATCGGTGGAGTCGAACTGGCCAACGGCTACCATGAACTATTGGATGCCGGTGAATTGGCTGAACGAAATCGACGAACCAGTCAACAGCGTCGGCGAGATGGCAAGCCAGAACTGAAATCATACGGTCGAATGCTGGCGGCTATGCAAGCTGGGTTGCCGCCCTGTAGCGGCTGTGCACTGGGCCTGGATCGACTGTTAATGGTGCTGAGCAGCAGTCAGCATATTGACCAGGTTATTAGTTTTCCGATCGAGCGGGCGTGA
- a CDS encoding polysaccharide deacetylase family protein: MHNININLINPLRIATITGLLLWSASFAEWLYAREPIPEKLVVLTFDDSAKSHFTVVRPILMQYGLGATFFVTEGYDFRDNKQDYMTWEQIAQLHRDGFEIGNHTRDHLSINDDNAMHIVEQVEGIQRRCAEYGIPAPISFAWPGNAMSLRALDKLSELGIRFARRGGAPEWPYQAGRGFAYEPYLDHPLLIPSAGDSRPDWEQADFIRAVQQATRGRIAVLQFHGVPDSAHSWVNTPQHKFQQYMHYLAVNDYQVIAMRDLERFIDPTVTPKDPLGVIEDRQAVLASGNSYDDFRKPAGDLQIKFWLANMLVDHRYTLSEAAAITGMSADEIHSHAQRLSIDTPVPLPEGRLRVLPYPGGRHPRTGFRDGAIRPQRESKLSVFLPWEPRSYVVVDVPEAIWWMQEERRELLFLAHTHIKTTWDQRGVRLPAVEWQQTESGWQVERQLPDGIAFGALAQPHENELLMKLWLRNGSDKLLSGLAVQNCVMLAGAPGFDGLTNDNKVLQKPFAACCDASGQRWIVTGWQACGRAWANPPCPCMHSDPQFPDCPPGETRELLGVISFYVGSDVNVEFERLRSQFRM, from the coding sequence ATGCACAACATCAACATCAACCTCATCAACCCTCTGCGCATCGCCACGATTACTGGACTGCTGCTGTGGTCGGCCAGTTTCGCAGAATGGTTGTATGCCCGCGAACCCATCCCCGAAAAGCTGGTAGTGCTGACTTTCGACGACTCGGCTAAATCACACTTCACGGTCGTACGCCCAATCTTGATGCAGTACGGTCTGGGCGCCACATTCTTTGTGACCGAAGGCTACGATTTTAGAGACAACAAGCAAGACTATATGACCTGGGAGCAGATCGCTCAGTTGCACCGCGATGGCTTCGAGATCGGCAATCATACTCGCGACCATCTGAGCATCAACGATGACAATGCAATGCACATTGTCGAGCAAGTTGAAGGCATTCAACGGCGATGTGCCGAATATGGCATTCCCGCTCCCATCAGCTTTGCCTGGCCGGGCAATGCCATGTCGCTGCGGGCATTGGACAAGCTGAGTGAGCTGGGCATTCGCTTCGCGCGGCGCGGTGGAGCACCGGAATGGCCCTATCAGGCCGGTCGCGGCTTTGCGTATGAGCCCTATTTGGATCACCCTCTGCTGATTCCCTCTGCCGGCGATTCGCGGCCTGATTGGGAGCAGGCCGACTTTATACGGGCCGTCCAGCAGGCTACGCGCGGTCGCATCGCCGTATTGCAATTCCACGGAGTGCCTGACTCGGCGCACTCGTGGGTCAACACGCCGCAGCACAAGTTCCAGCAATACATGCACTATCTGGCTGTCAACGACTATCAGGTCATCGCCATGCGCGATCTGGAGCGATTCATCGATCCAACGGTCACTCCCAAGGACCCTCTGGGTGTAATCGAGGATCGTCAAGCCGTTTTGGCCAGCGGCAATAGTTACGACGACTTCCGAAAACCAGCTGGCGATTTGCAGATCAAATTCTGGCTCGCCAACATGCTGGTTGATCATCGGTATACGCTGTCAGAAGCCGCTGCGATCACGGGCATGAGCGCCGACGAGATTCACTCACATGCTCAGCGGCTCTCAATTGACACACCCGTGCCGTTACCGGAGGGACGACTGCGTGTGTTGCCCTATCCCGGCGGGCGACATCCTCGCACCGGCTTTCGCGATGGAGCCATTCGGCCACAACGAGAGTCTAAGCTCAGTGTCTTTCTACCCTGGGAACCACGATCGTATGTGGTAGTGGACGTCCCCGAGGCGATTTGGTGGATGCAGGAGGAACGTCGTGAATTGCTGTTTTTAGCGCACACACACATCAAGACCACCTGGGATCAGCGCGGCGTCCGGTTGCCCGCAGTGGAATGGCAGCAGACCGAATCGGGTTGGCAAGTTGAGCGGCAACTACCTGACGGAATCGCATTTGGCGCTCTAGCTCAGCCTCATGAGAATGAACTGCTAATGAAACTTTGGCTGCGCAACGGATCGGACAAGCTACTATCGGGTCTAGCCGTGCAGAACTGCGTGATGTTAGCTGGAGCACCTGGATTTGATGGTCTGACCAACGACAACAAGGTCTTACAGAAACCGTTTGCAGCCTGCTGCGATGCATCTGGCCAGCGCTGGATCGTAACCGGATGGCAAGCATGCGGACGTGCCTGGGCCAATCCACCCTGTCCTTGTATGCACTCCGATCCTCAGTTCCCCGACTGCCCACCAGGCGAGACACGCGAGTTGCTAGGGGTCATCTCGTTCTATGTTGGCAGCGATGTAAACGTCGAGTTTGAGCGACTGCGCTCGCAGTTTAGAATGTAA
- a CDS encoding PSD1 domain-containing protein, whose amino-acid sequence MMFATFVVACWAAGRSRADPQLDFFERHIRPLLLDHCIGCHGSGDPQGQLALDSRQGWQAAGVIVPGDPEQSRLIAAVRYLDSDLQMPPPDHGGPLPAAAVNDLEQWIRLGAPDPRTDPDRNVSSEPQRRPAEFSITQQDLTYWAFAPLPSHLPQWNVDDPQTASSSQTAPYSLVHPVDQLIDTELRRVGLHRNKPASPRELVRRLYFGLWGLPPEPEVVAQFERDSSLEAWRRLIDQLLDSPYYGQRWGRYWLDWVRYAETNGYERDGSKPDVWRYRDYVIDSLNRDKPFDRFLHEQLAGDLLIESERLNPETHTQPWQDAVVATGFYRLHVWDDEPDDTQAAELDDLDDVLITIGSSMLGLTIGCARCHDHKFDPLSQADYYGLLDLLRDIDPYGLPKKGGGGRGTGRIQRYLVSDDRLVAWQQARAAKVELLQQQLAAPNVQNSDELKQQLEQLAATQPPFAQALTILPPPGDRKPTHILTRGDYRTPGRLVQADVPQVLRLATASAVHSLSNELGSKQPAEALDATAPVKDSPIRSRLDLARWMTGPADRITARVLANRVWQNHFGRGIVATSDDFGNAGQPPSNSALLDWLASQLIQSGWSLKALHRTILTSAAYRMSSRTQEQLDTDNRAGRDTNAQTTGQAAKDSDPDNRLFWRQNLRRLDAEAIRDSMLYYAGSLGDKQSGPSVYTTLSPEVQATANPVSVSHWIASPEGEQNCRSVFLAVKRSLKDPLLESFDFANSHAPVAQRPVTTVAPQALMLLNEQFVHRMAQQLADRVRPVGSTRQQKLQQLWQIVYQRMPSTAEHQAADNYLDSHAQAAEAWPSLCRVLLNSNECIYVD is encoded by the coding sequence ATGATGTTTGCGACGTTTGTTGTCGCTTGCTGGGCTGCGGGCCGGAGCCGAGCTGATCCGCAGCTCGACTTCTTTGAACGTCACATTCGCCCGTTGTTGCTGGACCACTGTATCGGCTGTCATGGCAGCGGCGATCCACAAGGACAGTTGGCATTGGATTCACGTCAGGGATGGCAAGCCGCAGGCGTGATTGTGCCGGGCGACCCGGAGCAGAGTAGACTGATCGCAGCCGTGCGCTATCTAGATTCGGATTTGCAGATGCCACCCCCGGATCATGGCGGACCCTTGCCGGCTGCCGCAGTGAACGACTTAGAACAATGGATTCGCCTGGGAGCGCCTGATCCTCGAACTGATCCAGACAGGAATGTATCTAGCGAGCCGCAGCGCCGCCCTGCCGAGTTTTCGATTACTCAACAGGATTTGACATACTGGGCCTTTGCTCCCTTACCAAGTCACCTGCCACAATGGAACGTCGATGATCCTCAAACAGCAAGCTCCTCGCAAACTGCACCATACTCATTGGTGCATCCCGTCGATCAACTGATCGATACCGAGCTACGCCGAGTAGGCTTACATCGAAACAAACCGGCCAGTCCAAGAGAATTGGTGCGCCGACTCTATTTTGGTTTGTGGGGCTTGCCACCGGAACCGGAAGTAGTGGCGCAATTTGAACGCGACAGTAGCCTCGAAGCGTGGCGACGATTGATTGACCAATTACTGGATTCTCCATACTACGGCCAGCGATGGGGCCGATATTGGCTGGACTGGGTGCGCTACGCCGAAACCAACGGCTACGAGCGAGACGGTTCCAAGCCCGATGTATGGCGTTATCGCGACTATGTGATTGATTCGTTGAATCGCGACAAACCATTCGATCGTTTCCTGCACGAGCAATTAGCGGGCGATCTATTGATCGAATCTGAACGGCTGAACCCAGAAACGCATACACAGCCCTGGCAGGATGCAGTAGTCGCCACCGGCTTTTATCGACTCCATGTGTGGGATGATGAGCCGGATGACACCCAGGCGGCCGAGTTGGACGACCTGGATGATGTATTGATTACGATCGGCTCTAGCATGTTGGGCCTGACAATTGGGTGTGCTCGTTGCCACGACCACAAATTCGATCCTTTATCACAAGCCGATTACTATGGGCTGCTCGACCTGCTGCGCGATATCGACCCCTACGGACTTCCAAAGAAAGGGGGCGGGGGACGAGGCACCGGGCGTATTCAGCGTTATTTGGTCAGCGACGATCGGCTAGTTGCCTGGCAACAGGCCAGGGCGGCCAAAGTTGAACTCCTGCAACAACAACTCGCCGCACCGAATGTCCAGAATTCAGATGAATTGAAACAACAACTCGAACAGCTCGCTGCCACCCAGCCACCGTTTGCTCAAGCGCTCACGATCTTGCCACCACCTGGGGATCGCAAGCCCACACATATCTTGACTCGTGGCGACTATCGCACGCCAGGCCGGTTAGTCCAGGCTGACGTTCCTCAGGTGTTGCGATTGGCAACAGCCTCTGCCGTTCATTCCCTGTCGAACGAACTTGGCTCAAAGCAACCGGCAGAAGCACTTGACGCTACGGCTCCCGTTAAAGACAGTCCGATTCGTAGTCGCTTGGACTTAGCGCGTTGGATGACCGGACCAGCTGACAGAATCACCGCGCGTGTACTGGCCAATCGCGTCTGGCAGAATCACTTCGGACGAGGCATCGTTGCCACCAGCGACGATTTTGGCAACGCCGGCCAGCCACCTTCAAACTCTGCACTGTTGGACTGGTTGGCCAGCCAATTGATCCAAAGTGGCTGGTCCTTGAAAGCGTTGCATCGCACGATTCTAACGTCCGCAGCGTATCGCATGTCATCGCGAACGCAGGAACAATTGGATACTGACAATAGGGCCGGCAGGGATACGAATGCTCAAACAACCGGCCAAGCGGCTAAAGACTCCGACCCGGACAACCGCTTGTTCTGGCGGCAAAACCTGCGCCGCCTGGATGCTGAGGCGATTCGCGATTCGATGCTGTACTATGCCGGCAGCCTAGGTGACAAGCAGAGCGGTCCCAGCGTCTACACAACGCTGTCTCCGGAAGTCCAAGCCACTGCCAATCCGGTTTCAGTGTCCCATTGGATTGCAAGTCCTGAAGGCGAGCAGAATTGTCGTAGCGTATTCCTGGCGGTCAAGCGATCGCTCAAAGACCCGCTGCTGGAATCGTTTGATTTTGCCAACAGCCACGCCCCAGTGGCTCAGCGCCCGGTCACGACTGTTGCGCCACAAGCTCTGATGCTACTGAACGAACAGTTTGTCCATCGTATGGCCCAGCAGTTGGCCGATCGGGTCCGACCAGTGGGCAGCACACGTCAACAAAAGCTACAACAGTTGTGGCAAATTGTTTATCAGCGTATGCCCAGCACTGCAGAACATCAAGCTGCAGACAACTATTTGGATTCCCACGCGCAGGCAGCAGAAGCTTGGCCAAGCTTGTGTCGCGTGCTGCTCAATAGCAATGAATGCATCTACGTAGACTGA